The following proteins are co-located in the Streptomyces bottropensis ATCC 25435 genome:
- the mscL gene encoding large conductance mechanosensitive channel protein MscL has protein sequence MVSKQKQPSVWEGFKAFLMRGNVVDLAVAVVIGAAFTNIVNSVVKGVISPLVGAFGTKNLDQYRSCLKDPCEVAADGTVTDGVAILWGTVLNATLTFLITAAVVYFLMVLPMAKYLARQEARRRAKEGTQEVIEVSELEVLKEIRDALVAQRGSGHDRT, from the coding sequence GTGGTGAGCAAGCAGAAGCAACCGAGCGTCTGGGAGGGCTTCAAGGCCTTCCTGATGCGGGGGAACGTGGTGGACCTGGCCGTCGCCGTGGTCATCGGCGCGGCCTTCACCAACATCGTCAACTCGGTGGTGAAGGGCGTCATCAGCCCGCTGGTGGGAGCGTTCGGCACGAAGAACCTCGACCAGTACCGCTCGTGTCTGAAGGACCCCTGCGAGGTGGCGGCGGACGGCACGGTCACCGACGGCGTCGCGATCCTCTGGGGCACGGTGCTGAACGCGACGCTCACGTTCCTCATCACCGCGGCCGTCGTCTACTTCCTGATGGTGCTTCCCATGGCCAAGTACCTGGCCCGCCAGGAGGCCCGCCGCAGGGCGAAGGAAGGCACGCAAGAGGTCATCGAGGTGTCCGAGCTGGAGGTACTGAAGGAGATCCGCGACGCCCTGGTGGCCCAGCGCGGTTCCGGTCACGACCGCACCTAG
- a CDS encoding MFS transporter yields the protein MASTVTSNTSNTPKASRPGYGQLLRTPRAWTFLLPGFAARQPFAMLTISIVLLVQHTTGSYGAAGAVAAATGVSMALFAPYSGRLADRHGQRAVLIPGVLVHGAAGLTLMTLALMDAPLWALFVAAVPTGASVPQVGPMVRARWGVKLQDSPLMGTAAAFESVTDELTFVLGPLLATALCTAVHPAAGLLTEAGLTLIGGLLFAAQRATQPKVVSMAHARVERVSALSLPGVRVLIVIFLGIGSVFGGMQVSLAAFSESIGEPGLNGVLYGVFAAGNMLSGIVCGAIAWKGAPQRRLIVGYTALAVVASALWTADSVLVLAALGLLVGMCIAPALITGYTLVDSLVPSGARTEAFTWLTGAVALGQAAAVTAAGQLEDRLWTGAGFLVPAAGTVLALATLFALRTRLVGRPRSRTVARVVGHRVPVTVD from the coding sequence GTGGCATCCACGGTCACCTCGAACACCTCGAACACTCCGAAGGCGTCCCGCCCGGGATACGGGCAGCTGCTGCGCACCCCGCGCGCGTGGACGTTCCTTCTCCCCGGCTTCGCGGCCCGCCAGCCGTTCGCCATGCTGACCATCTCCATCGTGCTGCTGGTCCAGCACACCACCGGCTCGTACGGGGCGGCCGGCGCCGTGGCCGCCGCCACCGGTGTCTCCATGGCCCTGTTCGCCCCCTACAGCGGCCGCCTCGCCGACCGGCACGGGCAGCGGGCCGTCCTGATCCCCGGCGTCCTCGTCCACGGGGCCGCCGGTCTCACCCTGATGACACTGGCCCTGATGGACGCCCCCCTGTGGGCGCTGTTCGTCGCCGCCGTGCCGACGGGCGCCTCGGTGCCGCAGGTGGGCCCCATGGTGCGGGCGCGCTGGGGCGTCAAGCTCCAGGACTCGCCCCTGATGGGCACCGCCGCCGCCTTCGAGTCCGTCACCGACGAGCTGACCTTCGTGCTCGGCCCGCTGCTCGCGACCGCGCTCTGCACCGCCGTGCACCCGGCCGCCGGCCTGCTCACCGAGGCCGGGCTCACCCTGATCGGCGGCCTGCTGTTCGCCGCGCAGCGCGCCACCCAGCCCAAGGTCGTCTCCATGGCGCACGCGCGCGTGGAGCGCGTCTCCGCCCTGTCCCTCCCCGGGGTGCGCGTCCTGATCGTCATCTTCCTGGGCATCGGCTCCGTCTTCGGCGGTATGCAGGTCTCGCTCGCCGCCTTCTCCGAGTCGATCGGCGAGCCCGGCCTGAACGGCGTCCTGTACGGCGTCTTCGCCGCCGGCAACATGCTCTCCGGCATCGTCTGCGGCGCCATCGCCTGGAAGGGGGCGCCTCAGCGGCGCCTGATCGTCGGCTACACGGCCCTCGCGGTGGTCGCCTCCGCCCTGTGGACCGCCGATTCGGTGCTCGTCCTCGCCGCGCTCGGCCTGCTGGTCGGCATGTGCATCGCCCCCGCCCTGATCACCGGCTACACGCTGGTCGACTCGCTGGTCCCCTCCGGCGCCCGCACGGAGGCCTTCACCTGGCTCACCGGGGCGGTCGCGCTCGGCCAGGCGGCCGCCGTCACGGCCGCCGGACAGCTGGAGGACCGGCTGTGGACCGGCGCCGGATTCCTGGTCCCCGCGGCCGGTACGGTACTGGCCCTGGCCACCCTGTTCGCGCTGCGTACGCGGCTGGTGGGCCGGCCCCGGAGCCGTACCGTCGCGCGTGTCGTCGGTCACCGAGTGCCGGTGACAGTGGACTGA
- a CDS encoding low temperature requirement protein A produces MTSSSTPSGTSAPEPAPDSGTASAASSSSASASHSGGGRAPVRRLVARGRGEEHRVASPLELFFDLCFVVAVAQAGVQLVHAVAEAHAAEGIVNYAMVFFAIWWAWMNFTWFASAYDNDDVPYRLMTLVQIAGVLVLAAGVTRAFEDHDWLLVVLGYVIMRLAMTAQWLRAARTATGAERGTALRYAAGVALCQVGWLGLLVLPEPARPWLFLVMAIAELSVPVFAERGFQTSWHPHHIAERYGLFTIIVLGETILAATVAVKSAVDDEDALGELLPIASGGLLIVFSAWWVYFTVPIHGHLRSSKEGFLWGYGHYLIFASAAAIGAGLEVAVEQAVGKAHISTLAASAAVTLPTALYLLSVWALHARHYKVGAARQAVLPLSALAVAVCTFLGHWAVLTAGVVAAVTVAAGVALSARDHRAGETRRDLGTSPAHDTRDAHGS; encoded by the coding sequence ATGACGTCCAGTTCCACACCCTCGGGCACCTCGGCTCCGGAACCGGCCCCGGACTCCGGCACGGCCTCGGCCGCGTCCTCCTCCTCGGCCTCCGCCTCCCACTCCGGCGGCGGCCGGGCCCCGGTACGCAGGCTGGTCGCGCGGGGGCGAGGGGAGGAACACCGGGTCGCCTCACCGCTGGAACTCTTCTTCGACCTCTGCTTCGTGGTCGCCGTGGCCCAGGCGGGCGTCCAACTCGTGCACGCGGTCGCGGAGGCCCACGCGGCCGAGGGCATCGTGAACTACGCGATGGTCTTCTTCGCGATCTGGTGGGCCTGGATGAACTTCACCTGGTTCGCCTCGGCGTACGACAACGACGACGTGCCGTACCGACTGATGACCCTCGTCCAGATCGCCGGTGTGCTGGTGCTCGCCGCCGGCGTCACCCGGGCCTTCGAGGACCACGACTGGCTGCTGGTCGTGCTCGGGTACGTGATCATGCGGCTGGCGATGACCGCGCAGTGGCTGCGGGCCGCGCGGACCGCGACGGGCGCCGAGCGGGGCACGGCACTGCGGTACGCGGCTGGTGTGGCGCTCTGCCAGGTCGGCTGGCTGGGGCTGCTGGTCCTCCCGGAGCCGGCCCGACCGTGGCTGTTCCTGGTGATGGCGATCGCGGAACTGTCCGTCCCGGTGTTCGCGGAGAGAGGCTTCCAGACGTCCTGGCATCCGCATCACATCGCCGAGCGGTACGGCCTGTTCACCATCATCGTGCTCGGCGAGACGATCCTGGCGGCGACGGTCGCCGTGAAGTCCGCGGTGGACGACGAGGACGCGCTGGGCGAACTGTTGCCGATCGCGTCGGGCGGGCTGCTGATCGTGTTCTCGGCGTGGTGGGTCTACTTCACCGTCCCCATCCACGGCCATCTGCGCTCCAGCAAGGAAGGCTTCCTGTGGGGTTACGGCCACTACCTGATCTTCGCCTCGGCGGCGGCGATCGGCGCCGGGCTGGAGGTCGCGGTGGAGCAGGCGGTGGGCAAGGCGCACATCTCCACACTGGCCGCGTCCGCCGCGGTGACCCTGCCGACGGCGCTGTATCTCCTCTCCGTGTGGGCCCTGCACGCCCGCCACTACAAGGTGGGCGCGGCCCGGCAGGCCGTACTGCCGCTCTCCGCGCTGGCCGTGGCCGTGTGCACGTTCCTGGGCCACTGGGCGGTCCTGACCGCGGGCGTCGTGGCCGCCGTGACGGTCGCGGCCGGGGTCGCGCTCAGCGCCCGCGACCACCGTGCCGGGGAGACCCGCAGGGACCTCGGGACGAGCCCGGCCCACGACACCCGTGACGCCCATGGCAGTTGA
- a CDS encoding S-methyl-5'-thioadenosine phosphorylase — protein sequence MANTEHVANGAGPVGGTGTAGGTAGTGSAGGTAGTGSAGTDLAEIGVIGGSGFYSFLDDVTEIQIDTPYGPPSDSLFLGEIAGRRVAFLPRHGRGHHLPPHRINYRANLWALRSVGARQVLGPCAVGGLRPEYGPGTLLVPDQLVDRTKSRTQTYFDGLPLPGGAVPNVVHVSLADPYCPVGREAALDAARGRDWEPVDGGTLVVIEGPRFSTRAESLWHQAQGWSVVGMTGHPEAVLARELELCYSTLTLVTDLDAGAETGEGVSHEEVLRVFAANVDRLRGVLFDAVAALPPNGSRDCLCAKALGGMDPGFELP from the coding sequence ATGGCGAACACGGAACACGTGGCGAACGGAGCGGGACCGGTGGGCGGGACGGGCACGGCGGGCGGCACGGCGGGGACGGGCTCGGCGGGCGGCACGGCGGGGACGGGCTCGGCGGGGACGGACCTGGCGGAGATCGGGGTCATCGGGGGGTCGGGGTTCTACTCCTTCCTCGACGACGTGACCGAGATACAGATCGACACCCCCTACGGGCCGCCCAGCGACTCCCTCTTCCTCGGTGAGATCGCCGGACGCCGGGTCGCGTTCCTGCCCCGCCACGGGCGTGGACACCATCTGCCGCCGCACCGCATCAACTACCGGGCCAACCTGTGGGCGCTGCGTTCCGTCGGAGCGCGCCAGGTACTCGGCCCGTGTGCGGTGGGCGGTCTGCGGCCGGAGTACGGACCGGGCACGCTTCTCGTCCCCGACCAGCTGGTGGACCGCACCAAGTCCCGCACCCAGACCTACTTCGACGGTCTCCCGCTGCCCGGCGGGGCCGTCCCCAACGTCGTCCATGTCTCGCTCGCCGACCCCTACTGCCCCGTGGGCCGCGAGGCGGCCCTCGACGCGGCGCGCGGCCGGGACTGGGAACCGGTGGACGGCGGCACCCTGGTGGTGATCGAGGGCCCCCGTTTCTCCACCCGCGCCGAGTCCCTGTGGCACCAGGCCCAGGGCTGGTCCGTCGTCGGTATGACCGGCCATCCCGAGGCCGTCCTCGCCCGCGAACTGGAGCTCTGCTACAGCACCCTGACCCTCGTCACCGACCTCGACGCCGGCGCCGAAACGGGGGAGGGCGTCTCCCACGAGGAGGTTCTGCGGGTCTTCGCCGCGAACGTCGACCGGCTGCGGGGCGTCCTCTTCGACGCGGTCGCCGCCCTGCCGCCGAACGGCAGCCGCGACTGTCTGTGCGCGAAGGCGCTGGGCGGGATGGATCCGGGGTTCGAGCTGCCGTAG
- a CDS encoding FmdB family zinc ribbon protein, with the protein MPTYQYQCTECGEGLEAVQKFTDDALTECPACNGRLKKVFSAVGIVFKGSGFYRNDSRGSSSSSSPATSKGSSETKSSSDAKSSSSSSSSSSSSSDSKSSSAGSSSTSSTSAA; encoded by the coding sequence GTGCCGACGTACCAGTACCAGTGCACCGAATGCGGTGAGGGCCTCGAAGCGGTGCAGAAGTTCACCGACGACGCCCTGACCGAGTGCCCCGCCTGCAACGGCCGCCTCAAGAAGGTGTTCTCCGCGGTCGGCATCGTCTTCAAGGGCTCCGGTTTCTACCGGAACGACAGCCGTGGCTCCTCGTCGAGCAGCAGCCCGGCGACGTCGAAGGGCTCGTCGGAGACGAAGTCGTCCTCGGACGCGAAGTCCTCGTCGTCTTCGTCGTCCTCGTCTTCGTCGTCCTCCGACTCGAAGTCGTCGTCCGCGGGCTCCTCTTCCACGAGCAGCACCTCGGCCGCCTAG
- a CDS encoding P1 family peptidase, producing MAVDALTDVAGLRVGHATRVGGGWLTGTTVVLAPEGGAVAAVDVRGGGPGTKETDALDPRNLVQKVEAVVLTGGSAYGLDSASGVMAWLEERGRGVRVGRDPAHVVPVVPAACVFDLGRGGDFRARPDAALGRAAVEAADASGPGAPVAEGCVGAGAGATVGLLKGGIGTASTVLESGITVAALVVANAAGSVTDPETGVLYGELFQGRRAYPAPEVHERARRRIAEAAAESPPPPMNTTLAVVATDAGLTRAQAQKLAGTAHDGIARAVRPVHLLNDGDTVFTLATGTRPLPPQAGPLALNELLAAGADLVTRAIVRAVRAAESVDGPGGVWPSYGELYGET from the coding sequence ATGGCAGTTGACGCGCTCACCGATGTCGCCGGCCTACGAGTCGGTCACGCCACCCGGGTCGGCGGGGGCTGGCTCACCGGGACCACGGTCGTGCTGGCCCCGGAGGGCGGCGCGGTCGCGGCGGTGGACGTGCGCGGGGGCGGGCCCGGCACCAAGGAGACGGACGCGCTCGATCCCCGCAACCTGGTGCAGAAGGTCGAGGCGGTGGTCCTGACCGGCGGCAGCGCGTACGGGCTGGACTCGGCGTCGGGTGTGATGGCCTGGCTGGAGGAACGGGGGCGGGGCGTGCGGGTCGGCCGTGACCCGGCGCACGTGGTGCCGGTGGTGCCGGCGGCCTGTGTCTTCGATCTGGGCCGGGGCGGGGACTTCAGGGCCAGACCCGATGCCGCCCTCGGCCGGGCCGCGGTCGAGGCGGCCGACGCGAGCGGGCCCGGCGCCCCCGTGGCGGAAGGCTGCGTGGGTGCCGGGGCGGGGGCGACGGTCGGACTCCTCAAGGGCGGCATCGGCACCGCCAGCACCGTGCTGGAGTCGGGCATCACGGTGGCCGCGCTGGTGGTGGCCAACGCGGCGGGCTCGGTGACGGATCCGGAGACGGGGGTGCTCTACGGGGAGCTTTTCCAGGGGCGTAGGGCGTATCCGGCGCCGGAGGTCCACGAGAGAGCGCGGCGCCGGATCGCCGAGGCCGCCGCGGAGAGCCCCCCTCCCCCGATGAACACCACGCTGGCCGTGGTCGCCACCGACGCCGGCCTGACCCGCGCCCAGGCCCAGAAGCTGGCCGGGACGGCGCACGACGGCATCGCCCGCGCCGTGCGTCCCGTGCATCTGCTCAACGACGGGGACACGGTGTTCACCCTGGCGACGGGCACCCGCCCGCTGCCGCCGCAGGCGGGCCCCCTCGCACTGAACGAACTCCTCGCGGCGGGGGCGGACCTGGTGACACGGGCGATCGTGCGGGCGGTGCGGGCGGCCGAGTCGGTGGACGGGCCGGGTGGTGTGTGGCCGTCGTACGGGGAGTTGTACGGAGAGACGTGA
- a CDS encoding potassium/proton antiporter, with amino-acid sequence MCPASSARQSQPEPRAVRRERYGPLTVHDLNQLLLVCSLVLLVAVAAVRISSRSGLPSLLVYLGIGIAMGQDGIGDIHFDNAELTQVIGYAALVVILAEGGLGTKWKEIKPALPAAASLALVGVAVSVGVTAASAHYLIGLEWRQSLIIGAVVSSTDAAAVFSVLRKIPLPARVTGTLEAESGFNDAPVVILVASLSMAGPVEHWYVLIGEIALELAIGAAIGLAVGWLGSWCLRHVALPASGLYPIAVMAIAVTAYAAGAMAHGSGFLAVYLASVVLGNAKLPHWPATRGFAEGVGWIAQIGMFVLLGLLVTPHEMGDDIWPALVIGLVLTMVARPLSVIVALTPFRVPWREQTLLSWAGLRGAVPIILATIPMVSGIEGSRRIFNIVFVLVVVYTLVQGPTLPWLARKLRLGGSGDEAADLGIESAPLERLRGHLLSVAIPEKSRMHGVEVNELRLPPGAAVTLVVRDGTSFVPLPTTVLRRGDELLVVATDPVRDQAERRLRAVGQGGKLADWLGTGNGNRHGNRHGNGNKHGKNGGAGR; translated from the coding sequence GTGTGCCCCGCATCCAGTGCTCGGCAATCCCAACCGGAACCACGTGCGGTTCGGCGAGAAAGGTACGGCCCTCTGACTGTCCACGACCTCAACCAGCTCCTGCTCGTCTGCTCGCTCGTCCTGTTGGTCGCGGTCGCCGCGGTCCGGATCTCGTCGCGCAGCGGGCTCCCCAGCCTGCTCGTCTACCTGGGCATCGGCATCGCCATGGGCCAGGACGGCATCGGCGACATCCACTTCGACAACGCCGAACTGACCCAGGTCATCGGCTACGCGGCCCTCGTCGTGATCCTCGCGGAGGGCGGCCTCGGCACGAAGTGGAAGGAGATCAAACCGGCCCTGCCGGCCGCCGCCTCACTGGCGCTGGTCGGGGTCGCGGTGAGCGTCGGCGTCACGGCCGCGAGCGCGCACTATCTGATCGGGCTGGAGTGGCGACAGTCACTCATCATCGGCGCGGTCGTGTCCTCCACGGACGCGGCGGCCGTCTTCTCCGTGCTGCGCAAGATCCCCCTCCCCGCGCGCGTGACGGGCACTCTGGAGGCCGAGTCCGGCTTCAACGACGCCCCGGTCGTGATCCTCGTCGCCTCGCTCTCGATGGCCGGACCGGTCGAACACTGGTACGTCCTCATCGGCGAGATAGCGCTGGAACTGGCGATCGGCGCCGCCATCGGACTCGCCGTGGGCTGGCTGGGCTCCTGGTGCCTGCGGCATGTGGCGCTGCCCGCCTCCGGCCTCTACCCGATCGCCGTCATGGCCATCGCCGTCACCGCCTACGCGGCCGGCGCCATGGCCCACGGCAGCGGCTTCCTCGCCGTCTACCTGGCCTCCGTGGTCCTCGGCAACGCCAAGCTGCCGCACTGGCCGGCCACGCGCGGCTTCGCGGAGGGCGTCGGCTGGATCGCCCAGATCGGCATGTTCGTCCTGCTCGGCCTGCTCGTCACCCCGCACGAGATGGGCGACGACATCTGGCCCGCGCTCGTCATCGGCCTGGTGCTGACCATGGTGGCGCGACCGCTGAGCGTCATCGTGGCGCTGACGCCGTTCCGGGTCCCGTGGCGGGAGCAGACACTGCTGTCCTGGGCCGGCCTGCGCGGCGCGGTGCCCATCATCCTGGCGACGATCCCCATGGTGAGCGGGATCGAGGGCAGCCGCCGGATCTTCAACATCGTCTTCGTGCTGGTCGTGGTCTACACCCTCGTCCAGGGGCCGACACTGCCCTGGCTGGCCCGCAAGCTGCGCCTCGGCGGCTCCGGCGACGAGGCCGCCGACCTCGGCATCGAGTCGGCACCGCTGGAGCGGCTGCGCGGCCACCTGCTGTCCGTCGCCATCCCCGAGAAGTCCCGTATGCACGGCGTCGAGGTCAACGAACTGCGGCTCCCCCCGGGCGCCGCCGTCACCCTCGTCGTCCGCGACGGCACCTCCTTCGTGCCGCTGCCGACCACGGTCCTGCGCCGCGGTGACGAACTGCTCGTCGTCGCCACGGACCCGGTCCGCGACCAGGCTGAACGCCGCCTCAGGGCCGTCGGCCAGGGCGGCAAGCTGGCGGACTGGCTGGGGACGGGCAACGGGAACAGGCACGGGAACAGGCACGGCAATGGGAACAAGCACGGGAAGAACGGCGGGGCGGGTCGTTAA
- a CDS encoding penicillin acylase family protein: MPTDNPASSGQQSGKSGRKKGRKVRLLLIVLVLAIIGGVGYGAFWSVSTVRASFPQTKGSIALEGLSGPVDVKRDGHGIPQIYASSDEDLFMAQGYVQAQDRFYEMDVRRHMTAGRLSEMFGESQVDNDEFLRTLGWHRIAEEEYKKTLSAETRKYLDAYAKGVNAYLAGKDGDEISLEYAALGFANDYRPEEWTPVDSVAWLKAMAWDLRGNMQDEIDRALMTSRLGPKQIADLYPQYPYDRNGTIVREGQYDELTKTWSDGSGPTQNADGSTQGTGQSVDGSTQGTGGTGTGTGTAGTSTDSGALQTQLDGLYGVLEDLPEAVGVNGNGIGSNSWVVSGDHTITGKPLLANDPHLSAALPSVWYQMGLHCKAVSAKCQYDVSGYTFSGMPGVVIGHNADIAWGMTNSGVDVTDLYLEKLTGDGYQYGSKVLPFDTREETIEVAGGTSKKIVVRTTKDNAPLLSDRSSELVQVGKKATVGQDAPDRGDGYGIALRWTALDPSTTMDAVFAMNKAKGWDDFRAAAALFDVPSQNLIYADTEGHIGYQLPGRIPTRGKGDGSIPAPGWDARYRWTGYIDQDELPYEYDPERGYIVTANQAVVDKKYPYTLTADWGYGTRAQRITSLIASKIKGGGKISTDDMRQMQMDNSSEIAKLLVPLLLKIDVNDPHVREAQKLLEGWDYTQDADSAAAAYFNSVWRNILKLAFGDKLPKELRVEGQCLSVEPVDATGPADEDRRVRECGRRDADQAQPDGGDRWFEVVRKIIDDQDNDWWSTPKTRTEKAADTRDELFKRAMRDARWELTAKLGKDIDTWSWGRLHRLFLKNQTLGADGPGFLKYMLNRGPWKLGGGEATVNATGWNAAGGYEVVWVPSMRMVVNLGDLDKSKWINLTGASGHAYNAHYTDQTDKWAKGELLTWSFSDKAVERGTSDTLLLKP, from the coding sequence ATGCCCACCGACAATCCCGCCTCCTCCGGCCAGCAGTCCGGCAAGTCCGGCAGGAAGAAGGGACGCAAAGTCCGTCTTCTCCTGATCGTCCTGGTCCTGGCCATCATCGGTGGCGTCGGCTACGGGGCGTTCTGGTCCGTCTCCACCGTGCGCGCCTCCTTCCCGCAGACCAAGGGTTCGATAGCCCTGGAGGGTCTGTCGGGACCGGTCGACGTCAAGCGCGACGGCCACGGGATCCCGCAGATCTACGCCTCCTCCGACGAGGACCTGTTCATGGCGCAGGGCTACGTCCAGGCGCAGGACCGGTTCTACGAGATGGACGTGCGCCGCCACATGACGGCCGGCCGTCTCTCGGAGATGTTCGGCGAGAGCCAGGTCGACAACGACGAGTTCCTGCGCACCCTCGGCTGGCACCGCATCGCCGAGGAGGAGTACAAGAAGACGCTCTCGGCCGAGACGAGGAAGTACCTCGACGCGTACGCCAAGGGGGTCAACGCCTACCTCGCGGGCAAGGACGGGGACGAGATCTCGCTGGAGTACGCGGCCCTCGGCTTCGCCAACGACTACAGGCCCGAGGAGTGGACCCCGGTCGACTCGGTCGCCTGGCTGAAGGCGATGGCGTGGGACCTGCGCGGCAACATGCAGGACGAGATCGACCGCGCCCTGATGACCAGCCGCCTCGGCCCGAAGCAGATCGCCGACCTGTACCCGCAGTACCCGTACGACCGCAACGGGACGATCGTGCGGGAGGGCCAGTACGACGAGCTGACCAAGACCTGGTCGGACGGGTCCGGCCCGACGCAGAACGCCGACGGCTCCACGCAGGGCACCGGCCAGAGCGTCGACGGCTCCACACAGGGCACCGGCGGCACGGGGACGGGCACCGGCACCGCCGGGACCTCCACCGACTCCGGAGCCCTCCAGACCCAGCTGGACGGCCTCTACGGCGTCCTGGAGGACCTGCCCGAGGCCGTCGGCGTGAACGGCAACGGCATCGGTTCCAACTCCTGGGTCGTCTCCGGCGACCACACCATCACCGGCAAGCCGCTCCTCGCCAACGACCCGCACCTGTCGGCGGCGCTGCCCTCGGTCTGGTACCAGATGGGCCTGCACTGCAAGGCCGTCTCCGCCAAGTGCCAGTACGACGTCTCCGGCTACACCTTCTCGGGCATGCCCGGCGTGGTCATCGGCCACAACGCGGACATCGCCTGGGGCATGACCAACTCCGGCGTCGACGTCACCGACCTCTACCTGGAGAAGCTCACCGGCGACGGCTACCAGTACGGCAGCAAGGTCCTGCCCTTCGACACCCGCGAGGAGACCATCGAGGTCGCCGGCGGCACGTCCAAGAAGATCGTCGTCCGCACCACCAAGGACAACGCGCCCCTGCTGTCCGACCGCAGCAGCGAACTGGTCCAGGTCGGCAAGAAGGCCACGGTCGGCCAGGACGCCCCGGACCGCGGCGACGGCTACGGCATCGCCCTGCGCTGGACCGCGCTCGACCCCAGCACCACCATGGACGCCGTCTTCGCCATGAACAAGGCCAAGGGCTGGGACGACTTCCGTGCGGCCGCCGCCCTGTTCGACGTCCCCTCGCAGAACCTGATCTACGCCGACACCGAGGGTCACATCGGCTACCAGCTGCCCGGCAGGATCCCCACCCGGGGCAAGGGCGACGGCTCGATCCCGGCGCCCGGCTGGGACGCCAGGTACCGCTGGACCGGGTACATCGACCAGGACGAACTGCCCTACGAGTACGACCCGGAGCGCGGCTACATCGTCACCGCGAACCAGGCCGTCGTCGACAAGAAGTACCCGTACACGCTCACCGCGGACTGGGGCTACGGCACGCGCGCGCAGCGGATCACCAGTCTCATCGCGTCGAAGATCAAGGGTGGCGGCAAGATCTCCACCGACGACATGCGGCAGATGCAGATGGACAACAGCAGCGAGATCGCCAAGCTGCTGGTGCCGCTGTTGCTCAAGATCGACGTGAACGACCCGCACGTCCGCGAGGCGCAGAAGCTCCTGGAGGGCTGGGACTACACCCAGGACGCCGACTCGGCGGCCGCCGCGTACTTCAACTCGGTCTGGCGCAACATCCTCAAGCTCGCCTTCGGCGACAAGCTGCCCAAGGAACTGCGCGTCGAGGGCCAGTGCCTGTCGGTCGAGCCGGTCGACGCCACCGGCCCCGCCGACGAGGACCGGCGGGTGCGCGAGTGCGGCAGGCGTGACGCGGACCAGGCGCAGCCGGACGGCGGCGACCGCTGGTTCGAGGTGGTCCGCAAGATCATCGACGACCAGGACAACGACTGGTGGTCGACGCCGAAGACGCGCACCGAGAAGGCCGCCGACACCCGCGACGAGCTGTTCAAGCGGGCCATGCGGGACGCCCGCTGGGAGCTCACCGCCAAGCTCGGCAAGGACATCGACACCTGGAGCTGGGGCCGGCTGCACCGGCTGTTCCTGAAGAACCAGACCCTCGGCGCCGACGGTCCCGGCTTCCTCAAGTACATGCTCAACCGCGGCCCCTGGAAGCTCGGCGGCGGCGAGGCCACGGTCAACGCCACCGGCTGGAACGCGGCGGGCGGCTACGAGGTCGTGTGGGTGCCCTCGATGCGCATGGTGGTGAACCTCGGGGACCTCGACAAGTCCAAGTGGATCAACCTCACCGGCGCCTCCGGGCACGCGTACAACGCGCATTACACCGACCAGACCGACAAGTGGGCCAAGGGCGAGTTGCTGACGTGGTCGTTCTCGGACAAGGCGGTCGAGCGCGGTACGAGCGACACGCTGCTGCTGAAACCGTGA